From Juglans regia cultivar Chandler chromosome 8, Walnut 2.0, whole genome shotgun sequence, the proteins below share one genomic window:
- the LOC108982198 gene encoding alkane hydroxylase MAH1-like, translated as MHPSGTYNPTEIHLAIHSSIMTILGYAVLLLGVVFFLFLGHWKRKQNSPITNWPVVGMVPGLIRNASQVYECTNRVLKHYGGTVEVKGPWFAGMDFIVTSDPMNIHYILSKNFPNYGKGPEIQEILEPLGDGILNSDSDWWTYQRKMMHSVIKNSKFELFLEKIVRQKVSNCLIPVLEHLSKQESEVDLQEVFKRFTFDNSCLMVLGFDPISLSVDFPKFTYVKAFDDMEAAVIYRHILPKWCWKFQRRLQLGQEKKLKKAWELFDGFLYKCISSKREELSRCRTQLEEAADFNLLTEYMMHEDKEGRMGGTDKFLRDTAFNLMAAGSDTVGSALTWFLWLVATHPSVETKILDEMRKNVMVKDDKKGACFGIKELDNLVYLHAALCEAFRLYPVIPFHPKTAVKADTLPSGHRVGPNGTIVIFLYAMGRMEELWGEDCLEYKPERWISEQGGIISVPSYKFSSFGGGPRSCLGKAMAFIQMKIVVSSILWNYHVQVVEGHPVLPSVSVVLQMKHGLKVKINKRMV; from the coding sequence ATGCACCCATCTGGAACATACAACCCAACAGAGATTCATTTGGCCATACACAGCTCCATCATGACTATCCTTGGCTATGCAGTTTTGCTTTTAGGAGttgtctttttccttttccttggCCATTGGAAACGAAAACAAAACTCGCCCATCACAAACTGGCCTGTTGTCGGGATGGTTCCGGGGCTTATTCGAAATGCATCGCAAGTGTACGAATGCACGAACCGGGTTCTAAAGCACTATGGAGGCACTGTCGAGGTTAAGGGCCCTTGGTTTGCTGGTATGGACTTTATTGTCACCAGTGATCCTATGAATATCCACTACATTTTGAGTAAAAACTTTCCCAACTATGGAAAAGGGCCTGAGATCCAGGAGATTTTGGAGCCTCTGGGAGATGGGATTCTCAATTCTGATTCAGATTGGTGGACGTACCAGAGAAAGATGATGCATTCTGTCATTAAAAACAGCAAGTTCGAGCTGTTTTTGGAGAAAATTGTCAGGCAAAAGGTATCGAATTGCCTAATTCCGGTTCTCGAACACCTCTCCAAGCAAGAGAGTGAGGTGGATTTACAAGAAGTTTTCAAGCGGTTCACATTCGATAACAGTTGCCTAATGGTTTTAGGCTTTGATCCAATTTCCCTCTCAGTTGACTTCCCAAAATTTACATATGTCAAGGCTTTCGATGATATGGAAGCGGCAGTCATATACCGACACATCCTGCCAAAATGGTGCTGGAAGTTTCAGAGACGGCTTCAACTCGGACAagagaagaagttgaaaaaagctTGGGAATTGTTTGATGGATTCTTATACAAATGCATCTCATCAAAGCGAGAAGAACTAAGCCGATGCAGAACCCAGTTGGAAGAAGCCGCGGACTTCAACTTGCTGACAGAATACATGATGCATGAGGATAAAGAAGGACGCATGGGAGGTACGGACAAATTTCTAAGGGACACAGCATTTAATCTCATGGCAGCAGGGAGCGACACAGTTGGTTCAGCTCTCACTTGGTTTCTTTGGCTCGTTGCAACGCACCCATCAGTGGAAACAAAGATTTTAGACGAGATGAGGAAGAATGTCATGGTTAAAGATGACAAAAAGGGTGCATGTTTTGGTATAAAAGAGCTAGATAATCTGGTTTATCTCCATGCAGCCTTGTGCGAGGCATTCCGGCTATACCCAGTGATTCCTTTCCATCCGAAAACTGCAGTTAAAGCAGATACTCTTCCAAGCGGCCACCGGGTCGGTCCAAATGGAACGATTGTAATATTTCTGTATGCAATGGGAAGAATGGAGGAACTATGGGGGGAAGATTGCTTGGAGTACAAGCCAGAGAGATGGATATCAGAGCAAGGAGGAATCATATCTGTGCCATCTTACAAATTCTCTTCGTTTGGTGGGGGTCCCAGGAGTTGTTTGGGTAAGGCCATGGCTTTCATTCAGATGAAGATCGTTGTCTCCTCCATCTTATGGAATTATCATGTTCAAGTGGTAGAAGGTCACCCTGTTTTGCCAAGTGTTTCTGTTGTACTTCAAATGAAACACGGTTTGAAGGTgaaaatcaacaaaagaatGGTTTGA
- the LOC108982193 gene encoding uncharacterized protein LOC108982193 — protein sequence MNVYKANWDASVDRANSKVGIGVIVRNWEGRVIATLRAPRKLIPDPKLAESVAALRAVQLCKHIGISKLILEGDALSVVKDLTSETLDWSSTGLILQEAKVELKSLSLGSVFYIPRQSNCLAHCLAKDALKLSEESISMEGIPPCIQHMF from the coding sequence ATGAATGTGTATAAGGCCAATTGGGATGCATCGGTAGATCGTGCTAACAGCAAAGTGGGGATAGGAGTGATAGTCAGGAATTGGGAGGGCAGAGTAATAGCAACTCTAAGAGCTCCAAGAAAACTAATTCCCGATCCCAAACTTGCTGAATCTGTGGCAGCTCTTAGAGCAGTACAGCTTTGTAAACACATTGGAATTTCAAAGCTAATTTTGGAAGGGGATGCATTGAGTGTGGTTAAGGATCTCACCAGCGAAACTTTAGACTGGAGCTCTACAGGACTGATCTTACAAGAAGCCAAAGTTGAACTAAAAAGTTTGTCTCTCGGGTCTGTGTTTTACATACCAAGACAGTCCAATTGTCTTGCCCATTGCCTAGCCAAGGATGCACTAAAactctctgaggagagcattTCAATGGAGGGAATACCTCCTTGTATCCAACACATGTTTTAA